The sequence below is a genomic window from Chloroflexota bacterium.
GGCGGAGGACGATCGCGGTGCGAACTGGGTTCTCGGCGCCGGGCGCTGTGACGACGACGCCCATGGTCGCGACGTTCCGCTCGCCCAGCGGGTTTCCGATCGCGAGGACCAATTCGCCGGTCCGCAGGTCGGCCGAGTCTCGAACGGCGGCAGGATTCCACGGGAGGGGAACCGCGACCTCCGGCTCGAGCAGGGCGAGATCGAGAGCGGTCGAGCGGCGGGTGACGCGAGCAGGAATACGGCTCCCGTCGGCCAAGATCACCTGCGCGAATGGCCCCGGCGCGACGTGGTAATTCGTGACGATCGCGCCTGCCTCGGTCCACACGACTCCCGAGCCGGACGTTTCACGCGAGCCGCGCACCATCACCACACTGCGCTGGACGGCTTCGATCACGGAGGCCAGGTCGGCGGCAAGCGACTCGCTCCTCGATTGGGCTTCGACCGCGGTGGTCATGGCCGTCACTCCCGCTCGCCGGGCGTGACGCTCAGGTCTCGGACCTCGCCGCCTCGAAGCAGCCGCAGGGTGACGTGCTTGCCGACGAGATCGGCGCCGAGGGCGGCCTGCAAGGCCTCTGGATGGGTCACGGGGCGATCGTTCACAGCCAGGAGAACGTCGCCGAGGAAGAGTCCGCCGCGGTCGGCCGGGCTCCCGGGCTCCACATTCAGCAGGAGCAAGCCGGTCTGCTGGTCGACGTGCGCCTTCTCCCGCAGCGCATCGGGGACCTCGATAGGACGGGAAGTGACGCCAAGATACGCGCGGCGGATCCGCCCGTGGGCGACGAGCGCATCGACGATCCCACGGACGACGGCGGTGGGCAGGGCGACGGACTGGCCGCCCGCGAGGTGCGAGCTATTCATACCCATGACTCGGCCCGACGCATCGACGATGGGTCCGCCGGAGTATCCGGGGTACAGGGTGAGATCAGCGCGGAGGTAGCTGTCGATGGCGCCGCCGCGCATGCTTCGCCACGAGCCGCCCACCGCGCTGATGATCCCGAAGCTGGCGCTCGTGGCGCCGGACGCGGTCCGCCCGATGGCGAGCGCGAGGCTGCCAACGCGAGCGCTCTCCGCCGGCGCCAGCTCGGCGGGACGCCCGGCCGCGGAAGCCGGGCGGAGGACCGCAACATCGCTGCCCGGATCCCGGCCGATCAGCGTCGCGCCGATTCGGTGGCCGCCGGAGGTTACGAGCGAGATCTCATCGTGCCGCTCGATGACGTGATCGGCCGTGACGACGATGCCTCCCTCGGGCCAGACGATGCCGGTTCCGGGGACGCGACGGCGCGCGTCGACCCCGACGACGGATTGGGACGCGCGCTCGACGGCGTCGGCCAGGTCGGCCGAGAGAGCGGCGAGCAGGTTGGCATGTTCTTCAGCGCTCATGTCGAATGTCTCCTTTGAACTGCGCCCGAGGCCTCGTGGCGACTGATGAGAGCATACGATCGGGCGCCACGCGAGCCATCGCCACAATGGGGAGATTCGGTCCTGCCCGTTCGACCAGGTCTATGATGTCGCCGAGCAGATCTCGAGCGATGGAGGGGACGAGCGCATGACGAACCGCCTGGTAAACAAGGTCGCGATCATCACCGGAGCGGCGAGCGGACAGGGGCGCGTTGCCGCGGAGTTTTTCGCGCGTGAGGGCGCCACGCTGGTGCTGGCGGACGTCGATTCCGAGGGACTGGAAGAGACACGGGCGCTGGCTCGGAAGGCTGGGGGCGACGCCGCGCTCTTCTCGGGAGACCTGGCGCAGGAGGAATCAAACCGGGCACTCATGGCCATGACGATCGATCGGTTCGGGCGAATCGACGCGCTCTTCAACGTCGCCGGGCTCGTTCGCTTCGGCTCGGCGCATGAGGTCAGTCTCGAGGACTGGAACTTCGTGATGCTCCACGAGCTGACCATCACGTTCCTGGCATGCAAACACGCGTTAGGACGGATGATGGCGCAGCGCAGCGGGTCAATCATCAACATGTCGTCGGTGTCCGGGCTGTTCGGCTCGCCGCGCCACGCGGCCCACGCCGCGACGAAAGCAGGCATCGCGGGTCTGACCAAGCAGATGGCGGTGGATTATGGGCCCTATGGAATCCGCGTCAACGCGATCGCCCCGACCCAGATCGCCTACGCGTCGGGCCAGCGGCGAATCGCCGCGCAATCCCAGATGCGTGCGCCCACCGAGGTGCCGCTGGGGCGGCACGCGACGCCCGAGGACACGGCGCACTGCGCGGTGTACCTGGCGTCTGACGAATCGAGCTTCGTGACGGGCCAGGTGCTGGTGATCGACGGGGGCGCGACCGCGCGTTGATGGCGTGGGCTCGCCCTTCGACAGGCCTGTCCTGAGCGAAGCCGAAGGGCTCAGGGCGAACGAGAAGAGATTATGGCTCGCCGAAGAAGTGGACCGGGTTGTCCCAGAGCATCTTCCGCTTGCGCTCGGGGGTGAGCAGATCCCAGCTCAGCACCTGGTCCACGGACCGCGGGAACCGCGATTCCGAGTGCGGGTAATCCGAGCCGAACATCAGGATGTGGTCGCCCATCAGGTCGTCGACCATCTTCACCATCTCGGGGCCCTCGTGGATCACGATGCCGGTGAAGAAGCGGCCGCCGGTCAGATACTCGCTCAGTCGGTACTCCAGGTTCTCGGCCACGTAGCCCATGTACACGGCCTGGTCGTCCATTCGCGCAGCCCAGAAGGGGAGCCAGCCAAAGCCGCACTCCAGCACACCGAAGCGGATCGACGGGTATCGGTCCATGATTCCGCCGCCGACGAAGGACGCCACGGCGCGCATCGCGCCCCAGGGGTGCCCGGCCAGGCGGCCGAGAAATGGATTCCCCCACAAGTCGCGATAGCCCGGATAGCTGGACGAGCCGCTATGGTGGATGACGGCCAGCCCCTCATCGGCCGCGGCCGCCCATAGCGGGTTGAGGTCCGGATGGTCCAGCGGGTAGTCCAGAGGGAGCTGTGGATAGATGGCGACGCACCACGGCTCGCGACCCCACCGCCGAACTTCCGCGATGGACGCATCCAGGCTCTTTGGGGTGACGGTGAGGCACGTCTTGAGGCGATGGGGGTCCGCGCCGCAGAAGTCGTTCAGATAGCGGTGCTGCGCCTTGATGAACTCCATTTCGAGGGTAGGGTCCGGGTGGCTGGCGCCCCCGGTGTGGACGATGAAGTGGACGTCGGTCCCCTCCTCGTCCATGTCACGCAGGCGTGCCTTCACGTCGTAGTCCCCGCCACCCTCGGTCGGCAGGTGCTCGCCCATGAACGTCTGGAAGTGCCGTTCCTTCCCCTCGACGGGCCCTGCTTCGCCGAGCCTGCGGGGCGGCGCGGAGCTCCACCCCTCACCGCGGCCAAATCGATACCAGTGGCGATATGGCGGCTGGCGGATCTCGCCAGCCATGCCGACGCGGATCTCGACGCGGTGCTCGTCGAGGTCGTGGATCCGCTCGCGGACGATCGGGTCGAGGTAGGGTGCGATGGACTCCGCCGACGGCCGCATGTGGGTATCGGCGTCGAATACTTTGAAACCGTCGCGCATGGCGTCCCTCCGAATGTCGCGTCGAGTCGTCCTGAAACCAACGTCGCGGACGCTGTCCGCTACATGGTGCGGGAAGTCCATCCGTCGCGGCAAGGAGCAACGATGAGGCTTACACCTTGAGGTCCCACTGGTCGGCGTTCCACGTCGGGTTGAGGCCGGCCACGTTCACGAGCTTGTTGCTGATCATGGTCGGGTCGAGGGCGAAGTAGATGCCGAGGACGACGACGTTGGAGGTCATGTGGTGGATGATCTCGGCGAGCGCCGCATTGCGCGGCTCTTTGGGAATCGTCGTCACGAACTGATCGATGAGGGCGTCCAGCTCCGGATTTTGATAGCGCGTTCGGTTGAGCCCGCGGAAGTCGTTGCCCGGCACCGGCGTGTCGCGACCGTAGTATCGCGTGACCGCGTCGGCTCCGGACGGCTGCCGGACCACCTCGAAGGCGGGTCGGGTGGCCCGATACTCGCGGTCCGGGGCGCGCTGCGGAGGGAACGTGACGGGATCCGCTGCGATGCCGAGCTGTTTCCAGTACTCGGTGACTCCGAAGAGCGTCTTTTCCTGCAGATCGTCGCCCTGGCGCGTCCGAATCTCGATCTTGAGCGGAGTGCCGCTCGTGTCTGCATACACGCCATCCGGGCGCTTGGCGTAGCCGAGCTCCTCGATCCGTTGGGCGGCGGTGCGAGGGTCGAAGTCGTAGCGGACGATGCTGTTTTCGACCGCGCCGTATTCGGGGTCGCTGGGCGAAATCAGGCTGTCCGCGACGGGCGAGAGACCCTGCTGGATCGTATCCGACATCT
It includes:
- a CDS encoding amidohydrolase family protein translates to MRDGFKVFDADTHMRPSAESIAPYLDPIVRERIHDLDEHRVEIRVGMAGEIRQPPYRHWYRFGRGEGWSSAPPRRLGEAGPVEGKERHFQTFMGEHLPTEGGGDYDVKARLRDMDEEGTDVHFIVHTGGASHPDPTLEMEFIKAQHRYLNDFCGADPHRLKTCLTVTPKSLDASIAEVRRWGREPWCVAIYPQLPLDYPLDHPDLNPLWAAAADEGLAVIHHSGSSSYPGYRDLWGNPFLGRLAGHPWGAMRAVASFVGGGIMDRYPSIRFGVLECGFGWLPFWAARMDDQAVYMGYVAENLEYRLSEYLTGGRFFTGIVIHEGPEMVKMVDDLMGDHILMFGSDYPHSESRFPRSVDQVLSWDLLTPERKRKMLWDNPVHFFGEP
- a CDS encoding S1C family serine protease, giving the protein MSAEEHANLLAALSADLADAVERASQSVVGVDARRRVPGTGIVWPEGGIVVTADHVIERHDEISLVTSGGHRIGATLIGRDPGSDVAVLRPASAAGRPAELAPAESARVGSLALAIGRTASGATSASFGIISAVGGSWRSMRGGAIDSYLRADLTLYPGYSGGPIVDASGRVMGMNSSHLAGGQSVALPTAVVRGIVDALVAHGRIRRAYLGVTSRPIEVPDALREKAHVDQQTGLLLLNVEPGSPADRGGLFLGDVLLAVNDRPVTHPEALQAALGADLVGKHVTLRLLRGGEVRDLSVTPGERE
- a CDS encoding serine protease, coding for MTTAVEAQSRSESLAADLASVIEAVQRSVVMVRGSRETSGSGVVWTEAGAIVTNYHVAPGPFAQVILADGSRIPARVTRRSTALDLALLEPEVAVPLPWNPAAVRDSADLRTGELVLAIGNPLGERNVATMGVVVTAPGAENPVRTAIVLRPGNSGGALADSSGRVVGIPNVVMPGGLALAVPTRAVQRFIAARHAAAARVRVVA
- a CDS encoding SDR family oxidoreductase; amino-acid sequence: MTNRLVNKVAIITGAASGQGRVAAEFFAREGATLVLADVDSEGLEETRALARKAGGDAALFSGDLAQEESNRALMAMTIDRFGRIDALFNVAGLVRFGSAHEVSLEDWNFVMLHELTITFLACKHALGRMMAQRSGSIINMSSVSGLFGSPRHAAHAATKAGIAGLTKQMAVDYGPYGIRVNAIAPTQIAYASGQRRIAAQSQMRAPTEVPLGRHATPEDTAHCAVYLASDESSFVTGQVLVIDGGATAR